Genomic DNA from Microbacterium lacus:
CGCCCGGTCTTGTCGAAGTACGCCCGTGCGGCATCCAGCGCCTCGTCGACCTTCCAGCGGGAGTTCACCGGGATCAGCTCGTCGCGGAGCGTGTCGTCGGGGGCGTGCAGCGACAGCGCGAACGTCACCGGGATGTCCTCGTTCGCGAGCTTCGTGATCGCCGGGACCAGCCCCACCGTCGAGACGGTGATCCCGCGCGCGCTCATCCCGAGACCGTGCTCCTTGTCTGTCATGACGCGCACGGCCTGCATGACGCGGGCGTAGTTCGCGAGCGGCTCCCCCATGCCCATGAATACGATGTTGCTGACGCGCTCGGCGCTGTGGTCATCGCGCTTCTTGCCGCCGAGCCCGCCGTCGGCGATCAGGCGGTTGGCGCGGACGATCTGCTCGATGATCTCGGCCGCCGACATGTTGCGGGTCAGCCCCGCCTGCCCGGTCGCGCAGAACGGGCAGTTCATGCCGCATCCGGCCTGACTGGAGACGCACAGCGTGATCCGGCCCGGGTAGCGCATCAGGACCGACTCGACGAGCGCGCCGTCGTGCAGCTTCCACAGGAACTTGATCGTGTCGCCGCGATCGGTCTCGAGCCTGCGCACTTCGGTGAGCAACGGCGGCAGCATGCCGTGGACGAACTCCTCGCGACCGGATGCCGGCAGGTCGGTCATCGCGGCGGGGTCGTGCGTCCAGTGCTGGAAGTAGTGCTTCTCGAGCTGCTTCGCGCGGAATCCGGGCAGGCCCAGGTCCTTGACCTTCGCGACCCGCTCCTCCGGGGTGAGATCGGCCAGGTGCACGGGGGGCTTGCCCCGCTTCGGGCTCGCGAACTGCAGCAGGGGCCTGCCCTCGGCATCCTTCTTCTGCTGCCAGCCCTCGGTGCGCGGCCGCACCTGTCGCACGGGCGTCGCTTCGGGCCTGGTCGTCATGCTCTCAGGGTAGGCGATGAGCCTGGGCGGGCGCCGGACTAGGGTGACCGTGTGGTCCCGGTCGACAATCTCCTCGCGTTCGTCCTCGCGTCGCTCGTGCTGATCGTGATCCCGGGGCCGAGCGTGCTCTTCACGATCGGTCGCGCACTCGCCCTCGGCCGCATCGGGGGCCTTCTGAGCGTGCTCGGGAACGCGCTCGGGCTCCTGCCGATCATCGGCCTGGTCGCACTCGGGGTCGGCGGGATCGTGGCGCGCTCGGTCGTGCTGTTCACGATCGTGAAGGTAGCCGGCGCGCTGTACCTGATGTTCCTCGGCATCCAGGCGATCCGCCATCGCGGACGCGCGGCCGAGGCGGCGCTGTCGGGCGCGCTCCCCCGCTCGCACTGGCGTCAGCTCGGCGAAGGGTTCGTCGTCGGCATCACGAACCCGAAGACGATCGCGTTCTTCGTCGCGGTGCTGCCGCAGTTCGTCGACCTGGATTCGGGCTCGGTGCCGCTGCAGATGGTCGAGCTCGGGCTCGTCTTCTTCGTGATCGCTCTCATCTCGGACGGAGTCTGGGCGCTCGCGGCCGCGGGCGCCCGCGCCTGGTTCGGCAAGTCGCCGCGACGCATCTCGGTGCTCTCGGCGACCGGAGGCGGGCTCATGATCGGGCTCGGCGGGATCCTGCTGCTCTCCGGCAGCAAACACTGAGCTCCAGGGGCGGTGCTCCTTCGCCGAGAACAGACTCTCCGGCACTCAGCATCCCGCCGAGAACAGGCGTTCCGGCGGACAGCGCCCCGCCGAGAACAGGCGTTTCGGCGGACACAGGAGGATCTGAGCGTCGAACCACCTGCCTGCGCCGAAACTCCTGTTCTGGGCGCTGCGGCGGGGCTGAAGGCGCGTCCAGGTGACGCGGCGCGACGGGTCAGGTGCGGACGATCGCCGCGCGCTCGCGCCAGGTCGCGGCGGTCACCCGATCCAGCGCGACCTGCTTCTTCATCGCGTCGGCCCGCTCGTACAGCGACGGATCGCCGTAGCTGGTCAGCACCTTGACCAGCACCGGGAGCAGCTCGATCATGAAGAACAGCAGCGCGATGAGCCAGTGCGCCATGGCGAGGGCGGGCTCGCGGGCGGCGAGCCGCTCCATCGCGCTCATCTGCGAGAGCAGGCCCATCGCCTCGGCGTTGCCGCCGGCGACCTGCGCGGCTCGGGCGTCGTACGCCGCCAGAGCAGCGTCGTACTGCGCGCGGGCGGCCGGCAGCTGGTCTTCGGCGAGCTGCTTGTTCTGCTCGGCGGAGGAGGCTGCGGCATCCGTCCCCGCGGCGTTCGCGGCGGTGAGCGCCGCGGTCGCGTCTTGGAGCTGCACGGCGAGCGCGTCGTATCCGGACTGGGCCTGGGCGAGCTGCGCCTGCGCGGCATCCGAGCTCGCGCCGTCGCCGACGACGCCGGTGCAGCCGGGCACCGTGCCGACGCCCTCGCCGGTGAGCTCGCACTGGTACAGAGCGCGCGCCTGATCGATCACGGCCTGCTGGTCGGCGAGCTGTTGCGTGAGCTGGTCCACCGTCTGCTGCGCGGCCACCGTCTCGGCCGACGTCGAGGACGTCCCCTCGACGATGCCGGTCGCGGCCTGGTTCTCCAGTGTCGCGACCCGCGCCGATGCCTCGTCGAGCGCTTGCTTCTCGGGGCCGTTCGTGACGGCATCCTGATCCGCCTGCGCCTGGACGACGTTCGTCGAGTTGACCTCGCGCGCGATGTCGTTCTGGAACGCCTGGAGCACGAGCGGCTCCGCGACGACGATGCCGATCAGCGCGGCGAGGAAGATGCGCGGGATCGCGAGCCCGATGAGCTTCCAGATGTTGCGCG
This window encodes:
- the rlmN gene encoding 23S rRNA (adenine(2503)-C(2))-methyltransferase RlmN, with protein sequence MTTRPEATPVRQVRPRTEGWQQKKDAEGRPLLQFASPKRGKPPVHLADLTPEERVAKVKDLGLPGFRAKQLEKHYFQHWTHDPAAMTDLPASGREEFVHGMLPPLLTEVRRLETDRGDTIKFLWKLHDGALVESVLMRYPGRITLCVSSQAGCGMNCPFCATGQAGLTRNMSAAEIIEQIVRANRLIADGGLGGKKRDDHSAERVSNIVFMGMGEPLANYARVMQAVRVMTDKEHGLGMSARGITVSTVGLVPAITKLANEDIPVTFALSLHAPDDTLRDELIPVNSRWKVDEALDAARAYFDKTGRRVSIEYALIKDMNDHAWRADLLADKLNARGRGWVHVNPIPLNPTPGSVWTASEVSVQNEFVRRLNDAGIPTTLRDTRGKEIDGACGQLVATTEDEAAAAATPNED
- a CDS encoding DUF4407 domain-containing protein, with the protein product MSFSVHRPGRMGSDGRIEFDVADQDEPQYLSDVLTERADESVEAQPDADPEHGPESEPAAEPAPAAAVEPAAEPEPAAEPEPDPEPAAEPAVAPTRSARSGRRIRRRLPLATQLAVHGGADADVLEAVPEETSRFVQMFFVLAGTALVSALSMMFALITGVRISIWIAVPLALVWALIIFNLDRFLTSTMRSTRNIWKLIGLAIPRIFLAALIGIVVAEPLVLQAFQNDIAREVNSTNVVQAQADQDAVTNGPEKQALDEASARVATLENQAATGIVEGTSSTSAETVAAQQTVDQLTQQLADQQAVIDQARALYQCELTGEGVGTVPGCTGVVGDGASSDAAQAQLAQAQSGYDALAVQLQDATAALTAANAAGTDAAASSAEQNKQLAEDQLPAARAQYDAALAAYDARAAQVAGGNAEAMGLLSQMSAMERLAAREPALAMAHWLIALLFFMIELLPVLVKVLTSYGDPSLYERADAMKKQVALDRVTAATWRERAAIVRT
- a CDS encoding LysE family translocator, whose protein sequence is MVPVDNLLAFVLASLVLIVIPGPSVLFTIGRALALGRIGGLLSVLGNALGLLPIIGLVALGVGGIVARSVVLFTIVKVAGALYLMFLGIQAIRHRGRAAEAALSGALPRSHWRQLGEGFVVGITNPKTIAFFVAVLPQFVDLDSGSVPLQMVELGLVFFVIALISDGVWALAAAGARAWFGKSPRRISVLSATGGGLMIGLGGILLLSGSKH